TTCGGAATAATAGGTTTTCACTTTACCCCTTCAGGGGTACAAGTGTAGGTATATTTTACGAAAATGTTTAtgatattaggtatattatttatgtttttacagGAAGATAACTAAATGTTATGGTATTTACCTTGTAAGTTGTCTTAATCTGGTAGCAGCTTGTAGAGTTGCGTAGCCGTACCGGGAAAATTTGGCTGCGTCCTCAGAAGGCGCGTTGAAAGCTGCCACGTACCGGGCTGGGTTTGTATCGTCCAGCCACAAGCCTgtgaaatcaaaaaatatttttaaaaatatataataatcccagctctgtattatatatttttcactacGCTagtctagtgcgggttggtctaccacagacattttttattcagaATTTTTAGGTATTTAAGGTCCCCTtacgaagttttccttcatcTTTAAGAAGATATTTCTTGCGTTACGGTATAGTTTATTGAAGAGAATTCAAACGAATcttgaatataaaatgtcacTCACCCATAGAGTACAGCTTGGGTTCCAGAACGCTGTAAAGTTCGTGCATTTTCCTCATGCCATATTCAGCTGCCTccataatatcttttttttctcCAATAGTCATATTCATTGAATCATTGTCATCACCGATATCTTCATCGTCTTCGTATTCATCATACTGTGGTATCTCATCATTCTCTATATTAGCAAAGTTtggttttgttaagttttctttatCACAGTAAGTCACTACAATAGTTGACACGTTTTTGTTGCCGTGAATGAatgattttttcataatttctcTCTATGATTGTTATGTTGTGTAATTTTTACTTAATGAATTGTTGAACATGGGCATAAGATGTTTCAGAACTTCTATTATATTGTTTGACGACGTATTCATTACATGAGTATTGTTTGGTTCTATTGTAAGCACTtccatatattttatcttttctgTTACCGTTGTTTCAGTTGttgttttttgttcaaattttgtATGTGTCTTCTTGGCTATAGTATGTTCTTTTACCGTGTCTACTCTTTCTTCGACACCGCTCACAATTTTAGGTCCATTATTCAAAAGATCTTTACCCAGATTCTGATCATTTGGAGGATTAATTATAATGGCTTCATTTAGTTtggtttcatttttacttacttcttttatatcattttttattcgatttataGAAGCTATTATGCTATTTACTAGTTCTTCTTGAGTTCTGCTTTCATTTAAACTAGTAACATTGGCTATGGAATGGAGAAATAATTTTGCTCTTTCTTTATCTTCTGCATAAACTTTATTCTCAGAACTTTTGTTGTGTATATTGAAGATGTCTTCAACTATTTTTGAGAATGGACAATTAGATCTGTCTTTTTCCTTAGAGTGATCAGTGTCtgcatttattttttcgttACTGACGCAACTTGAAAGCAGCGTTGTTACGGCAAGAATGTATTTGTACCTGTGCACAGTAAGACTCGTTACTTTTTTGcgaacttaaaataaaaaggaattctTAAATAATTTCCTTGTAAAACGTGCGCTGAGTACATTTTTTTGCTTGACAAAGTcagttgtttttaatatatgataaatcatgttctagatttgtatttagaatgttaaaaaatattgcaaatataagACTTATATAATTGGGGCGTTGATTGGCAAAAAGCATTAAGATCTAactaataaatgtttgtgtaacTATCACATTTGCATAGTGTCATcgacataatattgtacaatttcTAGAATTTATTTCTCACACATCTTTTTGACCTAAAACCCGTAACCTTGTGATACTATAAATTGTTGCGTTACCAAGATATTTTAAGATGTATTCTATCGCAACTAGCGCGATGTTTTGGCAATCTTCAGCTACTCACTGGAGTGCCAATAtcctacataaaataatatgtttttagaaaCATATAACTTTTTCTTTGGTTTTAGTCACAGTTTGGTTTAAATATAACAGCGAAGTTGtcagttaaattaaattttacgcacctgatggtaataatATGTATGGAATCTTTGCATAAAATTAGATACTACCAGATTAGGCTGTGGGCAATTTATGAGTCAAGTACCTAAGACTTTAATTAAGAAGTTGGGGACTTCgtcttattaaaacatatttttcacttCTTTTACAATCCTTTACATAACCagactattataatttatatcgcCATAGGAGAATGCCATGGACTCTAAGAATCTGAATCAGCAAGAACATTTGTCGTTTCCAGCTTTTAGTTTCTGAAATATActcaaaatgttttatgtaatcgTGATGTTAGTGTCCGATTTATTAAACcgaaaatttttatattatatgagcTGACAtgttagtacttatataaaattatataagaagAAGCTTTCGTCTCATTactatctttttaaattttatcatctgtcaaaactataaatacatGACATTTCCGGACACATTATGATTAAACACTTACGTAAGAGAAAAGGATGTAAAAATAGCTTATAGGGACCAATAAACGATGAACCGCATATGGAGCAGCATATTATATGGAGTGTAGGTATTCGTTAAATGATTTTACTAAAATCAATCTTAAAGTGATTACCAGAAATTATAAGATTGCAAAGCCGTAAgcaaaatttatttctaataaaatactgTACAGGTAACATCGACCGGATATCATTAGccggtttgtttatttttatttatcttaatcaatactaatatataaagctgcaaGGTTTGTTTGTTCTTTGAACGCGCGAAGCTCAGAaactattaaacaaattttgttttcttttcacGTATAAGAAGCAACAGTACTCTTCTATGCTACTAttacttataacttataagctatttttaatctcgaaaaatataaagcggaaattttatcccgggaaaacattCTAACGCtggcggagtcgcgagcaaaagctagttcaaaaTAAGAATAACAGCTTTAAATCCAGCTTCCTGTCCACTCTGTATTCATTACGTAGTAAAAATACAGCAGACAAGATATAATGTTTCTAAAAGAGGAACCGGTGTTCGTCCATTCAGTTAAGATTggcacttttttttatacagccaTAGTAAAATGACCACTGCACTGGTGGTAagaggagtggggtccaatagaatatcgactgacgagagatgattacccctcgacaatcgacacaattatgccggcctgttcgaaccggatatacacagaccgaacccggaacgcgacacacttacgtgggccactatggcggttttcaacattttgtgtacggtggtcgatatccggtcagatataaaacatatcctaccacggTGTCACCGGAAGTACAAATGACTACTGACAATGAATTCACATGGCTTGTTTGATGAGTGCACATCTTTTAAGGTACATGGTATGGTCAAAACGTTTTTGTTAAGGTTTATTACAATGATGATACATGAGGTTTACGTGGAATATGTATGGTATTCCTCCTGAAAATGTGCAAATGAACAACTACAGTGTTAGGTTAGTTTcttctttgaatattttaaagtattataattttactttgcctggcttaaggaaaatatttatatttctctaTTTTGAGTTAGTTATGGCAGTTGATGCGGTAGGTAACTTTAAATAAAGgccaattaaaagttattttgcgtcccttaattactaaattatgttATTCCCTTCAGTACTTGCTACATTGCCGTATGATTTCcattatcacaatttttttttcattatattcattattttcctTTGTACTAAATAACTTTTAAGGACAATTATATGTAAGGTATTGTTTTCTGCGTTCGGAACGCTAAGTTTGAAACTTGAATcaagttttatttcttaattgaatatttttattaaagttatatgcAAATTAGAATAGTACTCCTTTGCTATGCAAGTAAAAAAGCTTATGGGAACTACTTAAAACCacatgcaaaaaaaaacatattttggtgcaaaaaaaacacacaaaccTGATCTCCATTATAAAAACGGCGGTAAATCAAAACATTTCACGGCAAATGTCAATCCAACCAATAACAGGCACAGCAAAAagcgttcgaaattcaaatcatAAAACGCgtttatggatttaaaaaaatatgtcaattgGTTTTTGTCGCGTATTAGTTCAGGAAGTAACCCATCCGCGTGGTGTGATGATGGAAGGCGCGGTAGGACTAGCTGTTACATAACCCGGGAGGCTGCCGTGATTAAAGTACTGTTATAAGACCTCGCTTCGATCGATGATCTCTGGTTTGCGTGCTTGTTTTGTGGCGAAATAAGATTTTTTGGTCCTCCGTGCTCGTTGCGAAGCTTTTGGTCTTTTTTTGCATTTAATCCGGAATTTATCGGACCCGTTATTCCCGCTTTATGGACATCAAGTCCGgttttttatagtttgtttttgtatgtAATCGGATTGACCTGTGTTTCTGTTGAAGAGAAGTTATTTTTAGTGTCTGTATAATTTACGATCACTTTTTACTTGCAGTGCTTGTGAATTTGTAAAGTAGCATCCTGGTAAGCGCGAGATGTGGGTCGTAAGAATGGATGTCTCAAAATAAATTGGACAATATTTAGATATGCATTgtgaatatatattaatttatttttatacaaacaaaatagtTCATGTAAAAGCCTTACATTTATAACTGacatctataaaaataacttcgtGTTGCGTTTAAAGGGTAATTACTTCCCTTATGTGTGTTTAAATTAACTACTTACAGGAAATGTGCTA
This genomic window from Manduca sexta isolate Smith_Timp_Sample1 chromosome 12, JHU_Msex_v1.0, whole genome shotgun sequence contains:
- the LOC115441519 gene encoding uncharacterized protein LOC115441519, whose product is MEIRYKYILAVTTLLSSCVSNEKINADTDHSKEKDRSNCPFSKIVEDIFNIHNKSSENKVYAEDKERAKLFLHSIANVTSLNESRTQEELVNSIIASINRIKNDIKEVSKNETKLNEAIIINPPNDQNLGKDLLNNGPKIVSGVEERVDTVKEHTIAKKTHTKFEQKTTTETTVTEKIKYMEVLTIEPNNTHVMNTSSNNIIEVLKHLMPMFNNSLMTYCDKENLTKPNFANIENDEIPQYDEYEDDEDIGDDNDSMNMTIGEKKDIMEAAEYGMRKMHELYSVLEPKLYSMGLWLDDTNPARYVAAFNAPSEDAAKFSRYGYATLQAATRLRQLTR